In one Fusarium falciforme chromosome 5, complete sequence genomic region, the following are encoded:
- a CDS encoding 1-alkyl-2-acetylglycerophosphocholine esterase: MHHLLTVSLLFGAARSLLVPSPPGSYDVTVKHIELIDPSRIDPFAPEANTKRRIMASVYLPIDAQYRCKAQVVPYMPPLTASVFEKVGESLGVPQGLFGDFEMEFCDIGTLNLDGDYKERKKFPVTVFSPGFQGTRFVYGALARSLASLGYIVVTLDHTYETSVVEFPDGSAAYATLGNETLTLKQLEVRTADESFLISQLSNTTVTNSIFAKFPGTFNPHKIVVYGHSFGGATAAATAQHDPNVIGGLNFDGSIYGPVSQDGFKDKPFILVGRNYSAPVPEWSSFYNKVDAAKMELAVRDTQHYAFMDLPLLLTVYQVPPELQPTVDEVFGKLNGRKVEKVVNEVMVGLLKLLFENKTKPLKNVHRNPDIDILRSDLLVGK, translated from the exons ATGCATCATCTCCTCACAGTTTCTCTACTCTTTGGGGCAGCCCGTTCTCTCCTTGTCCCCTCTCCTCCAGGCTCTTACGATGTCACTGTCAAGCACATTGAGCTCATCGACCCGAGCCGTATAGACCCCTTTGCGCCCGAGGCCAACACCAAGCGCCGCATCATGGCGTCGGTATATCTCCCCATCGACGCTCAGTACAGATGCAAGGCCCAAGTGGTGCCATACATGCCGCCTCTAACGGCGAGCGTCTTTGAAAAGGTGGGCGAGTCCTTGGGCGTCCCGCAGGGCTTGTTTGGAGATTTCGAAATGGAGTTCTGTGATATTGGGACGCTCAATTTGGACGGGGACTAtaaggagaggaagaagtttCCTGTGACGGTGTTCTCGCCGGGGTTCCAGGGCACGAGGTTTGTATATGGTGCGCTGGCGAGGTCATTGGCCAGTCTGGGGTATATCGTTGTAACGCTCGACCATACGTATGAAACCTCTGTCGTTGAGTTTCCCGACGGGAGTGCTGCATATGCAACCTTGGGTAATGAGACTTTAACTCTCAAGCAGCTGGAA GTCCGTACGGCCGACGAGTCCTTCCTCATATCCCAGCTCTCTAACACGACCGTCACAAACTCCATTTTCGCCAAGTTCCCGGGCACCTTTAATCCTCACAAGATCGTCGTCTACGGACACTCTTTTGGCGGAGCCACAGCCGCCGCTACCGCGCAGCACGACCCAAATGTCATCGGAGGGCTCAACTTTGACGGCTCAATCTACGGACCCGTGAGCCAGGATGGCTTTAAAGATAAGCCGTTTATTCTGGTTGGGAGGAACTACTCAGCACCCGTGCCTGAGTGGAGCAGCTTCTATAACAAGGTCGACGCTGCCAAGATGGAACTGGCGGTGAGGGATACGCAGCACTATGCCTTTATGGACCTGCCATTGCTGCTGACGGTGTACCAGGTTCCGCCTGAGTTGCAGCCCACAGTGGACGAGGTGTTTGGAAAGTTGAATGGGAGGAAGGTTGAGAAGGTGGTGAATGAGGTTATGGTTGGATTGTTGAAGCTGCTGTTTGAGAACAAGACGAAGCCGCTTAAGAATGTGCACAGGAACCCTGATATTGATATTTTGCGAAGCGATCTCCTTGTGGGTAAGTAG
- a CDS encoding Amine oxidase: MFDVVVVGAGFSGLQAALSAQKAGLSVAVVEARDRVGGKSWTVPLANGKGNADLGAAWVNDQLQPRIWSYIERFGLTGQIFKQRLGETAVMVLEDGKRIEFPHGITPEFSPEDKKNLEMIRDHIQAESLKPNGFRKEDDQVSLDQYVRNLGARPKTLAMVNLWVRVMHGLESTEESAAWFIEYCRTNHGLLAIRADDVTGGNYMRIKSGTQSIAKGIANLVGHANIHLNEPVASIQDNKSHVIVTTTTGKAFKAKKLIISMPSAMLKELNFSPPLPQRAQEVYNNTKLGHYNKAIVFYEKPWWRDLGYNGFFMDYQGPACVVRDTSFDDVGLYGFTCFVNGKTGEEWAAKYPHERRKLILDQIARAFNVGPDSVAYRPMEFVEQVWQHEQFSRGALAPVTKIGHLSKYADIYGKPIGNIHFVGTEHAKHWKGYLEGALASGEVGAKEVIEALEQQPPKSRL, from the exons ATGTTTGATGTAGTCGTGGTTGGCGCCGGCTTCAGTGGCCTCCAAGCTGCCCTCTCCGCCCAAAAGGCCGGCCTATCAGTCGCCGTCGTTGAGGCCCGGGACCGGGTCGGAGGTAAGAGCTGGACGGTTCCGCTGGCCAATGGCAAGGGAAACGCGGATTTGGGAGCCGCCTGGGTCAACGACCAGTTGCAGCCTCGGATCTGGTCCTACATTGAGAGGTTCGGCCTCACCGGCCAGATCTTCAAGCAGCGTCTTGGCGAGACGGCCGTCATGGtgcttgaggatggcaaGAGGATCGAGTTCCCCCATGGAATTACTCCCGAA TTCAGccccgaggacaagaagaacctTGAGATGATCCGTGACCACATCCAGGCCGAGTCTCTCAAGCCCAACGGCTTCCGCAAGGAAGATGACCAGGTGAGCCTGGACCAGTATGTCCGCAACCTTGGTGCACGTCCCAAGACTCTAGCCATGGTCAACCTTTGGGTCCGTGTCATGCACGGTCTCGAGTCTACTGAAGAGTCTGCCGCCTGGTTCATCGAGTACTGCCGGACCAACCACGGCCTTCTCGCCATCCGTGCCGACGATGTGACTGGCGGTAACTACATGCGAATCAAGTCTG GTACCCAGTCTATCGCCAAGGGTATTGCCAACCTTGTCGGTCACGCCAATATCCACCTCAACGAGCCCGTCGCCTCCATCCAGGACAACAAGTCCCATGTGATCGTGACAACAACCACCGGTAAAGCCTTCAAGGCTaagaagctcatcatctCGATGCCTTCAGCCatgctcaaggagctcaactTCTCTCCTCCCTTGCCCCAGCGCGCCCAAGAGGTatacaacaacaccaagctcgGCCACtacaacaaggccatcgtcTTCTACGAGAAGCCCTGGTGGCGAGACCTCGGCTACAACGGCTTCTTCATGGACTACCAGGGCCCCGCTTGCGTCGTCCGAGATACTTCTTTTGACGACGTTGGCCTGTACGGCTTCACCTGCTTCGTCAACGGCAAGACAGGTGAAGAATGGGCGGCCAAGTACCCGCACGAGCGCCGCAAGCTCATACTCGATCAGATCGCGCGGGCCTTCAACGTGGGGCCCGACTCCGTGGCTTATAGGCCTATGGAGTTTGTCGAGCAGGTCTGGCAACACGAGCAGTTCAGCCGTGGCGCTCTGGCTCCCGTCACCAAGATTGGCCACCTCAGCAAGTACGCTGACATTTATGGAAAACCCATTGGCAACATTCACTTTGTGGGTACTGAGCATGCTAAACACTGGAAGGGATACCTCGAGGGAGCTCTCGCGTCAGGCGAGGTGGGTGCCAAGGAGGTTATCGAGGCCCTGGAGCAGCAGCCTCCCAAGTCTAGGTTGTAA
- a CDS encoding Aldedh domain-containing protein — MTSIASTLNDASLVADKSYINGEWVASVSGQTFEVRNPATDQVIGTAPESTVDDLNKAIQAASDAFPLWRAQSGRQRGRILRKLADLIAENKVDIGKVITAENGKAKPDAEGEALFSAGFFEWFAEEAPRLYGDVVPHAQPNARIQILKQPVGVCGLITPWNFPMAMAARKIAAALAAGCTVVVKTDGVTPYSGNLLAVLAERAGVPKGVLNIVTALNNTPKLGLALCESDTVKKISFTGSTRVGKILMKQSADTLKKLSLELGGNAPFIVFDDADLETAVASAVIAKFKVSGQTCVCANRIYVQEGIYDQFARRLVEEVSKFKVGNGTDASVTHGPMTTSVEKVEEHVKDAIGKNATVLLGGQRLPDLGKNFFQPTILGDVNDTMAVTYEETFGPLAALTKFKTEDEVIARANKSEVGLASYVMTTNLARSHRVQERLEFGMVAINTGVIADWAAPFGGVKHSGMGREGSKYGVDDYMVLKTIVTGGINTVYNPRL; from the exons ATGACATCCATCGCTTCCACTCTCAACGACGCCAGCCTCGTCGCTGACAAGTCCTACATCAACGGCGAATGGGTCGCATCCGTCTCTGGTCAGACCTTTGAGGTCCGCAACCCAGCTACCGACCAAGTCATTGGCACCGCGCCCGAGTCTACCGTTGACGAtctcaacaaggccatccagGCCGCCTCAGATGCTTTCCCTCTATGGCGAGCCCAATCAGGCCGCCAGCGTGGTCGCATCCTGCGCAAGCTCGCCGACCTCATCGCCGAGAACAAGGTTGACATTGGCAAGGTCATCACCGCCGAGaacggcaaggccaagcccgATGCTGAGGGCGAGGCTCTGTTCTCTGCTGGCTTCTTTGAGTGGTTCGCCGAGGAGGCTCCGCGACTCTACGGCGATGTCGTCCCTCATGCCCAACCCAACGCCAGAATCCAGATCCTTAAGCAGCCCGTGGGCGTCTGCGGCTTGATCACGCCCTGGAACTTTCCCATGGCAATGGCCGCCCGCAAGATCGCTGCCGCCCTCGCCGCTGGCTGTACAGTCGTTGTTAAGACGGACGGCGTCACTCCCTACTCTGGAAAcctcctcgccgtccttgccgAGCGTGCCGGCGTCCCCAAGGGTGTTCTCAACATCGTCACTGCCCTCAATAATACccccaagcttggccttgccctctGCGAGTCTGACACGGTCAAGAAGATCTCCTTCACCGGTTCCACTCGAGTCGGAAAGATTTTGATGAAACAGTCGGCTGATaccctcaagaagctgaGCCTTGAGCTGGGGGGTAACGCCCCCTTCATCGTCTTTGACGACGCCGACCTCGAGACGGCCGTTGCCAGCGCTGTCATCGCCAAGTTCAAGGTCTCTGGCCAAACGTGCGTGTGCGCCAACCGAATCTACGTGCAAGAAGGGATCTATGACCAGTTCGCCAGGCGACTGGTGGAGGAAGTGAGCAAGTTCAAGGTTGGCAACGGAACTGACGCCTCCGTCACTCACGGCCCCATGACCACGAGTGTCGAAAAGGTCGAGGAGCATGTCAAGGATGCCATTGGCAAGAATGCCACCGTCCTCCTCGGTGGACAGCGGCTGCCCGACCTTGGTAAGAACTTCTTCCAGCCCACCATCCTCGGCGATGTAAATGACACCATGGCCGTCACCTACGAGGAGACATTTGGTCCTCTTGCGGCCCTGACAAAGTTCAAGACCGAGGACGAGGTCATTGCCCGAGCGAACAAGTCTGAGGTCGGCTTGGCCTCATACGTCATGACTACCAACCTGGCCCGATCGCACCGCGTGCAAGAGAGGCTCGAGTTCGGCATGGTTGCCATCAACACAGGCGTCATCGCCGACTGGGCAGCACC TTTCGGAGGTGTTAAGCACTCTGGCATGGGCCGCGAAGGCAGCAAGTACGGAGTTGACGACTACATGGTCCTTAAGACTATTGTCACCGGTGGCATTAACACTGTTTATAACCCCCGTCTTTAA
- a CDS encoding Zn(2)-C6 fungal-type domain-containing protein: MTRAPRKYVPKVKGCYECSQRRINCDRGEPECAKCVSKGFACSGIGPRYRFRNGLAAKRKGVPLRNRLARSSDHHGLPPDSEHPDDGRRGQTSVPQPPPPSVPVAEEQVDGNHNQLVRCDVVTGPKQSATQHTPLSVLPCLNHIAPWQRLLLKHFSDHIAPEMVVIDDRNNGWRSLVLPLACMDELVMSSVMAVSAFHLSERTESHHLVNAGMLYSKAIFNLQKRQDLNQYDIHARYRIIVSIIVLLLGMMVNGSSDFPIMFRMLQSALDLVRGENVLAAGSKVIADFSASQIRKMRVYASPFISQDEGVSAVATQIRQSWADQQLYFQSYPAHSRALGLISKLRDQAFQIYLNRASSVEAGVTAPADLISTFKQMLESFPEALPGEHVLVWPIFIAASESHDPDHQQFFTRLLEKQFRRNGFMNILKALESLRGIWARGTDENWTALLPKQPVLVM, encoded by the exons ATGACTCGAGCGCCGAGAAAATATGTCCCCAAGGTCAAAG GATGTTATGAGTGCTCGCAGCGCCGGATCAACTGCGATAGAGGGGAACCCGAGTGCGCCAAATGTGTTTCAAAGGGGTTTGCCTGTAGCGGAATCGGACCTAGGTATAGATTCCGAAACGGTCTGGCCGCGAAGCGAAAGGGGGTCCCTTTGAGGAATCGCCTCGCCCGCTCCTCAGATCATCATGGTTTGCCCCCAGATTCCGAGCATCCCGATGACGGGAGGCGAGGACAAACAAGCGTCCCCCAGCCACCGCCACCTTCCGTGCCGGTCGCCGAGGAGCAAGTGGATGGCAATCACAATCAACTCGTCCGGTGTGATGTTGTCACTGGGCCGAAACAGAGCGCCACCCAACACACACCACTATCAGTGCTCCCCTGCTTGAATCATATCGCACCATGGCAGAGATTGCTTCTCAAGCACT TCTCGGACCACATCGCCCCAGAGATGGTGGTCATCGATGACCGCAACAATGGCTGGCGAAGCCTGGTTCTCCCTTTGGCATGTATGGATGAGCTGGTCATGAGCTCTGTAATGGCAGTCTCGGCTTTTCATTTATCGGAAAGAACTGAAAGCCACCATCTTGTCAACGCCGGTATGCTATACTCGAAAGCCATCTTTAATCTCCAGAAGCGACAAGACTTGAACCAGTACGATATCCACGCAAGATATCGCATCATCGTTTCCATAATTGTTCTGCTTCTCGGTATGATGGTGAACGGAAGCTCAGACTTTCCAATAATGTTTCGGATGTTGCAGTCTGCTCTAGACTTGGTGCGGGGAGAGAATGTGCTTGCAGCCGGTAGCAAGGTCATTGCCGACTTTTCAGCATCACAGATTCGCAA AATGCGTGTCTACGCGTCGCCGTTTATCAGCCAAGATGAAGGCGTCAGCGCTGTCGCAACACAAATCAGGCAAAGCTGGGCAGACCAGCAACTCTACTTCCAGTCATACCCAGCCCACTCTCGGGCTCTAGGTCTGATATCAAAACTCAGAGATCAGGCCTTTCAGATCTACTTGAACAGGGCATCTTCAGTCGAAGCTGGTGTTACGGCTCCCGCCGATCTGATATCAACGTTCAAGCAGATGCTTGAGTCATTTCCCGAGGCTCTTCCGGGCGAGCATGTGCTGGTCTGGCCCATCTTCATTGCCGCTTCGGAAAGCCATGATCCAGATCACCAACAGTTCTTTACACGGCTCTTAGAGAAGCAGTTCCGCCGGAATGGGTTTATGAATATTCTCAAAGCGTTGGAGTCGTTGAGGGGGATCTGGGCTCGAGGGACGGATGAGAACTGGACGGCATTACTTCCAAAGCAGCCGGTATTGGTTATGTAG